A stretch of Desulfobacter hydrogenophilus DNA encodes these proteins:
- a CDS encoding TrkH family potassium uptake protein yields MRWPFIIRIIGVLLFVLGLSMLLPLGCSLFFKDGAHQGHLTAMAVTTMMGAIMIFISKKAGSHNYINQREGIAVVALGWLGISLFGALPFFLAPDFFTYTDAFFESVSGFTTTGSSVMTDIEGATPSLLLWRSLIQWLGGMGIIVLSLAILPFLGVGGIQLYKAEVPSPVPDKLTPRLSDSAKILWIVYAGMTLLLILFLYFGGMNLFDSVCHALTTLPTGGFSPKNLSIAHYDSAYFDYIITIFMLLAGINFSLHYQILRGHGLAFWKDAECRFFLGAVLVGTLIITINTWGPLYDSFSQAFRFAVFQVVSIVTTTGYATADYELFPGLSQALLFFGMFMGASAGSTGGGMKCARIMVCIKYCYRELFKLIHPRSVSHIKLNNTLVPEELLRSILGFIALYILVFVIATVLLSSLGVDLLTSLGAVASCIGNIGPGFGTVGPAENFAHLPQAGKWLLSWCMLAGRLEIYTVIILLVPEFWKQ; encoded by the coding sequence ATGCGCTGGCCTTTTATCATACGGATCATCGGTGTCCTTCTTTTTGTACTCGGCCTTTCCATGCTCCTGCCTTTGGGCTGCAGCCTGTTTTTTAAAGACGGGGCACATCAAGGCCACCTGACGGCCATGGCGGTGACCACAATGATGGGCGCAATCATGATTTTTATCTCAAAAAAGGCCGGGAGTCATAACTATATAAACCAAAGAGAAGGTATCGCTGTTGTGGCATTAGGATGGCTTGGTATTAGTCTTTTCGGCGCCCTGCCCTTTTTTCTGGCCCCGGATTTTTTTACTTACACAGATGCTTTTTTTGAGTCCGTGTCCGGATTCACCACCACCGGCTCCTCGGTGATGACTGACATTGAAGGGGCGACCCCCAGTCTGTTACTCTGGCGAAGCCTGATCCAGTGGCTGGGCGGCATGGGCATTATCGTTTTATCCCTGGCCATTCTGCCGTTTTTAGGGGTGGGCGGTATCCAGTTATATAAAGCCGAGGTGCCAAGCCCGGTACCTGACAAACTGACCCCCCGGTTGTCTGATTCCGCCAAAATTCTTTGGATTGTGTACGCGGGCATGACATTGCTACTTATCCTTTTCCTTTATTTTGGGGGAATGAATCTGTTTGACTCGGTCTGCCATGCGCTGACCACACTGCCCACCGGGGGGTTTTCACCTAAAAACCTGTCCATCGCCCACTATGATTCCGCCTATTTTGATTATATAATTACCATATTTATGTTGCTTGCAGGAATCAACTTTTCTCTACATTACCAAATATTGCGGGGCCATGGCCTTGCGTTCTGGAAAGATGCTGAATGCCGATTTTTTCTGGGCGCTGTGCTTGTGGGTACCCTGATCATCACAATAAACACCTGGGGGCCATTGTACGACAGCTTCTCCCAAGCCTTCAGGTTTGCCGTATTCCAAGTGGTTTCCATTGTTACCACCACAGGCTATGCCACGGCTGATTATGAATTATTTCCGGGTCTGTCCCAGGCGCTTTTATTTTTTGGTATGTTCATGGGTGCCAGTGCCGGCTCCACGGGCGGCGGCATGAAATGCGCCAGGATTATGGTCTGCATTAAATACTGCTACCGGGAACTATTCAAGCTGATCCATCCCCGAAGTGTCAGCCATATCAAACTGAACAACACCCTGGTTCCCGAAGAGCTGCTGCGCTCCATCCTGGGTTTCATCGCCTTATATATCCTGGTTTTTGTTATAGCCACGGTGCTTCTATCCTCACTGGGTGTGGATCTTTTGACCTCTTTAGGCGCTGTGGCCTCGTGCATCGGCAACATCGGACCGGGTTTCGGCACAGTGGGACCGGCGGAAAACTTTGCACATCTACCCCAGGCCGGAAAATGGCTTCTGTCCTGGTGCATGCTGGCAGGACGACTGGAAATTTATACCGTAATCATACTTCTGGTCCCTGAATTCTGGAAACAATAG
- a CDS encoding molybdopterin-dependent oxidoreductase, with the protein MSNIKKIITTCTRDCPNTCGLEATIEDGRLIRLTGSKTHPLTRGLACHKASKYIDRVYSKERITTPMMRGASGWREVLWDEALDAIAGKMKTIRDEDGPEAILYYQGYGERTALKLLNKYFFNLFGGVTTLHGSLCGGTGQASQNLDLGNRISHDPLDHYNSKAMILWARNPVTTQIGLVPIIKEIKKKGGRIITIDPFRNRSAALSDWHIAPAPNMDTYLAMAAAKILIDRGEHDIGFISNHSAGFDAYKTILERYSVDALCFLAGVSKEDAEYIADTLITFKPTSILLGWGLHRHKDAHFTIRAIDALGAISGNIGVEGGGVSQGFEEYGPYDPKCWGDQLNSERRTLLMPYVGQELLNAKNPPIRMVYVTAANPVCMAPNSELVIEAFKRMEFVVYSGHFLDDTAELADVFLPATTFLEEYDAMASFGHNYVGPVNPAIEPVGDCRSEFHMFTELAKRFSFKDRYCKSADRWLAEICAPIKAWGGDLDVLRHTPFRMPEPMAPYLDKVFPTPSGKFEFMTNFDGDVLKNDDENYPYTLLSVASFDYICSERTLADHPPLPKVRLHPAEAEKLGLTDGQPVMVKSLIGSVKALLCTDVSTRRDCLITERGGWIKAGHGLNRLTAEMVSSVGNGTPYYDTRVTLCRVCSNIK; encoded by the coding sequence ATGAGCAACATAAAAAAAATTATCACCACCTGCACCAGGGACTGCCCCAACACCTGCGGGCTTGAAGCCACGATTGAAGACGGCCGTCTAATTCGTTTGACGGGATCAAAAACGCATCCGTTAACCCGGGGGCTGGCCTGTCACAAAGCGTCAAAATACATCGACCGGGTTTACAGCAAGGAACGCATCACAACGCCCATGATGCGTGGCGCGTCAGGTTGGCGGGAGGTCCTTTGGGATGAGGCCTTGGATGCCATTGCCGGAAAAATGAAAACGATTCGTGATGAGGATGGACCCGAAGCGATTCTCTACTATCAAGGTTATGGCGAACGAACCGCTCTTAAACTGCTCAACAAGTATTTCTTCAACCTGTTCGGAGGGGTTACCACTCTGCACGGGTCTCTGTGTGGCGGAACGGGCCAGGCATCCCAGAACTTGGATTTGGGCAACCGCATCTCCCATGACCCTCTGGACCATTATAATTCCAAGGCCATGATCCTCTGGGCCAGGAATCCTGTAACCACACAGATCGGACTGGTTCCCATTATCAAAGAGATAAAGAAAAAAGGCGGCCGGATCATCACCATTGATCCCTTTCGCAACCGGAGTGCCGCCCTTTCCGATTGGCATATTGCCCCGGCCCCCAATATGGATACGTATCTGGCCATGGCTGCGGCAAAAATTTTGATTGACCGGGGGGAGCATGATATCGGTTTTATTTCCAATCACAGCGCAGGTTTCGATGCATATAAAACCATTCTTGAACGTTACAGCGTTGATGCGCTCTGTTTTCTTGCCGGTGTTTCAAAAGAAGATGCCGAGTACATCGCGGACACGCTGATCACCTTCAAACCTACATCGATCCTTTTGGGTTGGGGGCTTCACCGCCACAAAGACGCCCATTTTACAATCCGCGCCATTGATGCTTTAGGCGCTATTTCAGGAAATATCGGTGTGGAAGGCGGAGGGGTCAGCCAGGGATTCGAAGAATATGGTCCCTATGATCCAAAATGTTGGGGAGATCAGCTCAATTCCGAGCGTCGGACGCTTTTGATGCCTTATGTGGGGCAAGAACTTTTAAACGCGAAAAATCCACCGATTCGCATGGTTTATGTGACAGCGGCCAACCCGGTCTGTATGGCCCCGAATTCCGAACTCGTGATCGAGGCATTTAAGCGCATGGAGTTCGTGGTCTACAGCGGCCACTTTTTGGATGATACTGCAGAACTGGCGGATGTGTTCCTGCCGGCCACCACTTTTCTTGAAGAATACGATGCAATGGCCAGTTTCGGCCACAATTATGTGGGCCCGGTCAACCCGGCTATTGAGCCCGTGGGTGACTGCCGAAGCGAATTTCATATGTTCACGGAACTTGCCAAGCGGTTTTCCTTTAAAGACCGGTACTGCAAAAGCGCCGATCGGTGGCTGGCCGAGATTTGCGCGCCGATCAAAGCCTGGGGAGGCGATTTGGATGTGCTGAGGCACACCCCTTTTCGAATGCCGGAACCCATGGCACCTTACCTTGATAAGGTTTTTCCCACCCCTTCGGGGAAATTTGAATTCATGACCAATTTCGATGGGGATGTCCTCAAAAACGATGATGAAAATTATCCGTACACCCTGTTGAGTGTCGCTTCCTTTGATTACATCTGCTCCGAGCGAACCCTTGCGGACCATCCGCCATTGCCCAAGGTACGCCTGCACCCGGCTGAAGCTGAAAAATTGGGTCTTACAGATGGGCAACCGGTAATGGTTAAAAGCCTTATAGGTAGCGTGAAAGCATTACTTTGTACCGATGTCTCCACAAGGCGGGACTGCCTGATCACCGAACGTGGCGGGTGGATCAAAGCCGGCCATGGGTTGAACAGGCTTACAGCCGAAATGGTCAGCTCGGTGGGTAACGGGACGCCTTATTACGATACCCGGGTTACGCTCTGTCGTGTTTGTTCAAATATTAAGTAG
- a CDS encoding transferase, whose product MSQLQRLSDRIISRVNANLQEFEFDTEPFVNNALDHEKMLDFYAFYGITSRHPLYFHFTNSNIAGSYFLGKCHVRRSAIYKSDVRGDELKRKGDCIKSAKNIPLVEDEMISILDSLLYKTLVHSNSHNPESPEAFIIRNTISSHYANIHGSTLEGCFLGPFATVDLMNLHSCIVGEFSYVQVGELFHRKIDPGTVWIKSPHFEFKYKFKKSILDNFVGVNDTYQPRGVIYDFVRTRDQEFERLFEVMHLEPFEAPDSSAINRYAVIKGKTRIGENVLVAQRSLLENATMGDGSNAQENSYVIDSVLEGNCITAHGGKIINADVGQECFVGFNSFLNGGPDARIKIGEGCIVMPHTIINPSMPIEIPNEHLIWGYIESPEDLATQTISLDKLAEVRESVTIGQMTFSGKGSVFIHVFKDRLKHILLANGALYNDGEDRGHAQDDQNISFNIIQPYRTGARKGLYPSIRIKP is encoded by the coding sequence ATGAGCCAGCTACAACGACTCAGCGACCGGATTATCAGCCGTGTAAACGCTAATTTACAGGAGTTCGAGTTTGATACGGAGCCCTTTGTGAACAATGCGCTTGATCATGAAAAAATGCTCGACTTTTACGCTTTTTACGGCATTACCTCCCGCCACCCCCTTTATTTTCATTTTACAAACTCCAACATCGCAGGCAGTTATTTTTTAGGAAAATGTCATGTAAGACGGTCCGCTATTTATAAAAGCGATGTCAGGGGAGATGAACTCAAAAGAAAAGGCGATTGCATAAAATCGGCCAAGAACATTCCCCTGGTTGAGGATGAAATGATTTCCATTCTGGACAGCCTGCTTTATAAAACCCTGGTCCACAGCAATTCCCACAACCCGGAAAGTCCCGAAGCCTTTATTATCCGGAACACCATTTCCAGCCACTACGCCAACATTCACGGGTCTACCCTGGAAGGCTGTTTTTTAGGTCCCTTTGCCACCGTGGATTTAATGAACCTGCATTCGTGTATTGTGGGAGAATTTTCCTATGTTCAGGTTGGAGAACTTTTTCATCGGAAAATTGATCCCGGCACCGTCTGGATCAAAAGTCCCCATTTTGAGTTTAAATATAAGTTTAAAAAAAGCATCCTTGATAATTTTGTAGGGGTGAATGATACCTACCAGCCCCGGGGGGTGATTTATGATTTTGTCAGGACGCGGGATCAGGAATTCGAACGATTATTTGAGGTCATGCACTTAGAGCCCTTTGAAGCCCCGGATAGTTCTGCAATCAACCGATATGCCGTGATCAAGGGAAAAACCCGTATTGGTGAAAACGTCCTGGTGGCCCAGAGATCCCTTCTTGAAAATGCAACCATGGGAGACGGGTCTAATGCACAGGAAAACTCCTATGTCATAGATTCCGTTCTGGAAGGCAATTGCATTACAGCCCATGGCGGCAAAATTATCAATGCCGATGTCGGCCAGGAATGTTTCGTGGGATTCAACTCCTTTTTAAACGGTGGACCCGACGCACGAATTAAAATCGGTGAAGGCTGTATTGTCATGCCTCACACCATCATCAACCCAAGTATGCCAATAGAGATTCCTAACGAGCATTTGATATGGGGATACATCGAATCCCCGGAAGACCTTGCCACCCAGACCATCTCTTTGGATAAATTAGCCGAAGTCAGGGAAAGTGTGACCATCGGTCAAATGACCTTTTCAGGAAAAGGGTCTGTGTTTATCCATGTTTTCAAAGATCGGTTAAAGCATATCCTTCTGGCAAACGGGGCATTATATAATGACGGAGAAGACAGAGGACACGCCCAGGATGACCAAAATATTTCCTTTAATATTATTCAGCCCTACCGGACAGGGGCAAGAAAAGGATTATATCCATCCATAAGAATCAAGCCTTAG
- a CDS encoding proton-conducting transporter membrane subunit has protein sequence MCQFFSSTFIILLGGFLSLIFARQKKFSKAIAVLFLSGGSLAGLLDAAGKLLNPAEASASFKYLDLFSLSFHVDGLSAFFLTAIFAVSLMAAIYSFHYMENEEDGIKTGVNYFFFSILIASMALVVTASNILTFMISWEFMSLSSFFLIIYSHKSAENRKSGYLYFVFSHVGAMFILAAFGLIYSHTGSFDLATMAEMPETMKTLIFVLSFIGFGIKAGVFPFHVWLPHAHPAAPSHISAVMSGVMIKTGIYGILRMYAILDFHTPVFGYITLIAGVVSGILGVVYALGQHDIKRLLAYHSVENIGIILIGLGIGMIGAATDNPLVAVLGFTGGILHVLNHSMFKSLLFMGAGMVLHQTGTGSIDALGGLLKGMKITGTTFIIGSLAICGLPPFNGFVSEFLIYMGSFKAIPVGSISFTMSVFAIISLAVIGGLALACFTKVVGVVFQGEPRTKAAENVKEKGLAMMVPMGCLAAACLIIGVFPKVFIDMALTAVQSLGLDYGRIPVEPFGQITGNITFAALLFFVVVLIVMGIRSIYYKNKTTTKSGTWGCGFTQPTVKMQYTGSSYAGSILEFFSATAPLSEEHPPIKGRFPLKTHYHSHVNDIAELHMKNVVVRPVFYLFDKLRWMQHGDIHLYIGYILLAIVLLLFFI, from the coding sequence ATGTGTCAATTCTTTAGTTCCACATTCATCATTCTGCTCGGAGGTTTTTTATCTCTTATTTTTGCCCGGCAGAAAAAATTTTCAAAGGCGATTGCCGTTTTGTTTCTAAGTGGGGGATCTCTTGCAGGGTTGCTTGATGCGGCAGGCAAACTTTTAAATCCAGCCGAGGCCTCAGCCTCTTTCAAGTACTTGGATCTTTTTTCTCTTTCATTTCATGTTGACGGTCTTTCCGCCTTTTTCCTGACTGCCATATTTGCCGTGTCCCTGATGGCCGCCATCTACAGTTTCCACTACATGGAAAATGAAGAGGACGGCATTAAGACGGGTGTCAATTACTTTTTTTTCAGTATCCTGATTGCATCCATGGCCCTGGTGGTGACCGCCTCCAATATCCTGACCTTCATGATTTCATGGGAATTCATGTCCCTATCCTCCTTTTTTCTGATAATTTACAGCCATAAGTCAGCAGAAAACAGAAAGTCCGGGTACCTTTACTTTGTGTTTTCCCATGTAGGTGCCATGTTCATCCTCGCCGCATTTGGACTGATTTACAGCCATACCGGTAGTTTTGACCTCGCCACCATGGCCGAGATGCCTGAAACAATGAAAACATTGATCTTTGTGCTCTCCTTTATCGGATTCGGAATCAAGGCCGGCGTGTTTCCTTTCCATGTCTGGCTGCCCCATGCCCATCCTGCGGCCCCCAGCCACATCTCAGCGGTTATGTCCGGGGTGATGATCAAGACCGGCATTTACGGAATACTGCGAATGTATGCGATTCTGGATTTTCACACCCCTGTTTTCGGGTATATTACGCTGATTGCCGGAGTGGTTTCCGGAATTCTGGGAGTGGTATATGCCCTGGGCCAGCACGATATCAAGCGACTTCTGGCCTATCACAGTGTAGAAAATATCGGAATCATCCTCATCGGCTTGGGAATCGGGATGATCGGTGCGGCAACGGACAATCCCCTGGTCGCTGTCCTTGGCTTTACCGGCGGTATTCTCCACGTTCTCAACCACTCGATGTTTAAATCCCTGCTGTTCATGGGGGCGGGCATGGTGCTGCATCAAACCGGCACTGGGTCCATTGATGCCCTAGGCGGGCTGCTCAAGGGCATGAAGATTACCGGAACCACATTTATCATCGGATCTTTGGCCATTTGCGGATTGCCGCCTTTTAATGGATTTGTCAGCGAATTTCTCATATATATGGGCAGTTTCAAGGCCATCCCCGTTGGATCAATCAGCTTTACCATGAGTGTCTTTGCAATTATCAGCCTGGCCGTTATCGGCGGGCTGGCCCTTGCCTGTTTTACCAAGGTGGTGGGGGTGGTTTTCCAGGGAGAACCCCGGACCAAAGCCGCCGAAAATGTCAAGGAAAAAGGTTTGGCCATGATGGTTCCCATGGGCTGTCTTGCCGCAGCCTGCTTGATCATCGGAGTATTCCCCAAGGTATTCATTGACATGGCCCTGACGGCAGTGCAGTCCCTAGGTCTTGACTACGGCCGGATCCCTGTTGAACCCTTTGGTCAAATAACCGGCAACATCACCTTTGCAGCCCTGCTGTTTTTTGTCGTTGTCCTGATAGTCATGGGCATCCGGTCAATCTACTACAAGAACAAAACTACCACAAAATCCGGAACATGGGGCTGCGGCTTTACCCAGCCAACGGTTAAAATGCAGTATACGGGATCTTCCTATGCCGGGTCCATTTTGGAATTTTTCAGTGCCACAGCCCCGCTTTCCGAGGAGCATCCCCCCATCAAGGGACGGTTCCCGTTAAAAACTCACTACCACAGCCATGTCAATGACATTGCAGAACTTCACATGAAAAATGTGGTTGTACGTCCTGTTTTTTACCTGTTTGACAAACTCAGGTGGATGCAGCACGGGGATATTCATCTGTATATCGGGTATATTTTGCTGGCAATTGTATTGCTGCTGTTTTTTATATAA
- a CDS encoding respiratory chain complex I subunit 1 family protein has protein sequence MIQSILLWLAAILAAPFFSGLILKIKAFFGGKKGPPILINYYTLIKLFKKGSVYSNSTTFVFKLGPVISLAASLTVLMFLPIAGHNPVFSFNGDVIFVLYILGLGRFFTIAAAMDTASPFEGMGAAREAYFPIICEAAMFMILIFFYRITGELQLSAYFAGSNTQSMWSSAGAPLLFIVISFFIILLTENSRVPVDDPATHLELTMIHEVMVLDHSGPDFALIELGSFCKLIFYSTIISRMILPFESAFFGFPLVMYISGLLVVYVAVGVTESVMARYRMDKVPQFVLTSFALAFFATIITLEFVK, from the coding sequence ATGATTCAATCCATTTTACTCTGGCTTGCAGCCATTCTGGCAGCACCATTTTTTTCAGGCCTGATCCTCAAAATCAAGGCGTTTTTCGGGGGAAAAAAGGGACCGCCCATTTTGATCAATTACTATACCCTGATCAAACTGTTTAAAAAGGGATCGGTTTACAGCAACAGCACCACATTTGTGTTTAAGCTGGGTCCGGTCATCTCCCTTGCCGCATCACTTACGGTTCTCATGTTCCTGCCCATTGCAGGGCACAATCCAGTGTTCTCCTTTAACGGAGATGTTATTTTTGTCCTGTACATTCTGGGACTTGGCCGGTTTTTCACCATTGCTGCGGCCATGGATACGGCATCTCCATTTGAAGGCATGGGCGCGGCCAGGGAAGCGTATTTCCCTATTATCTGCGAAGCCGCCATGTTCATGATACTGATTTTCTTTTACCGGATCACCGGAGAATTGCAATTATCCGCTTACTTTGCAGGCAGCAACACCCAAAGCATGTGGAGTTCGGCAGGCGCACCGCTGCTGTTCATTGTAATCTCATTTTTTATCATTCTTCTGACTGAAAACTCCAGAGTCCCTGTGGATGACCCGGCCACCCACCTTGAACTGACCATGATCCATGAAGTCATGGTCCTGGATCACAGCGGCCCGGATTTTGCGCTTATTGAACTGGGTTCTTTTTGCAAGCTCATCTTCTATTCCACCATTATTTCAAGGATGATTCTTCCCTTTGAATCCGCCTTTTTTGGATTCCCGCTGGTGATGTATATATCAGGCCTTCTGGTGGTCTACGTTGCCGTGGGCGTAACAGAGTCGGTGATGGCCAGGTACAGGATGGACAAGGTGCCCCAGTTTGTGCTGACATCCTTTGCACTGGCCTTTTTTGCAACCATCATCACTTTGGAGTTTGTGAAATGA
- a CDS encoding hydrogenase, with protein sequence MIFNPVDIILSFVLLSVLFSFGADRVQVLIKLVGFQGIVISVIPFFIGEHMTTGGTVFTLATLGIRGIIIPLSIFVAIRRGAIRRMVDPIVGYHASILCGLAVIIGATYISGRLDIGSVSEFKLLAPTAIALLVTGMFLLMARRNAIAMVIGYIMMENGIYLVGSGLSVGTRHIVEFGILLDVLAGVMIMAVILRNIKKTFDDVDTALLRTLKD encoded by the coding sequence ATGATATTCAATCCGGTTGATATAATTCTATCCTTTGTGCTGCTGTCGGTTTTGTTTTCATTCGGAGCCGACCGGGTCCAGGTACTGATCAAACTGGTGGGATTCCAGGGAATCGTAATTTCCGTTATTCCCTTTTTCATCGGTGAACATATGACAACAGGCGGCACGGTGTTTACCCTGGCCACCCTGGGCATCCGAGGGATCATTATCCCTTTGAGCATTTTTGTGGCTATCAGACGGGGGGCCATCCGGCGGATGGTCGACCCCATTGTGGGATATCATGCCTCCATTCTGTGCGGTTTGGCGGTGATTATCGGCGCGACCTATATTTCCGGACGCCTGGATATTGGTTCCGTGAGCGAGTTTAAACTCCTGGCGCCTACAGCCATTGCCCTTCTGGTAACGGGAATGTTTCTGCTCATGGCCCGGAGAAACGCCATTGCCATGGTCATCGGCTATATCATGATGGAAAACGGAATTTACTTAGTCGGGTCGGGCTTGTCCGTCGGTACCCGCCATATTGTTGAATTTGGTATTTTATTGGACGTTCTGGCCGGAGTCATGATCATGGCCGTGATCCTCCGTAATATTAAAAAGACCTTTGACGACGTGGATACGGCGTTGCTTAGAACTTTAAAGGATTAG
- a CDS encoding proton-conducting transporter membrane subunit — MVEIVFLTPLITGLIAFFLPKSIGRFLLVLTGAAHLTLSFMLWKNQPQALFDQYFAVTPEGMLSLLVISLLFFLISIYTVGYLKESQIPSEGLFTGSMLVFLSTMTMVTLSDHIMIMWIAIEATTLASAPLIYTHRSAASLEATWKYVLICSVGIALALLGSILVAFSMGQENAGTPISFSALAGAANTLDPLWLKAGFVFILVGYGTKMGLAPMHTWLPDAHSEAPSPASALLSGVLLNCAYLGIFKTNKIMVAAGLEDFSGRILMVFGLLSIVAAATFILKQDEYKRMLAYSSIENMGIIAFGTGVGGLGVYGAVICMLHHSLIKSSLFLSSGNILLGYGDRLIKNTGNLIKGMPRTFVAFFAGFVGISGFPPFGIFIGELCIIVAAFRAGFYVAITVFILSLCVIFAGFANQIMKISFEECNTVIKIKEKACMVWPQYLLLLTSLILCFFIPDSLNQTISDAVAAIGGGLR, encoded by the coding sequence ATGGTTGAAATAGTATTTCTGACACCTCTTATTACCGGTCTTATCGCATTCTTCCTACCCAAAAGTATTGGCCGATTCCTGCTGGTACTGACCGGAGCGGCCCATTTAACACTTTCGTTTATGCTGTGGAAGAATCAGCCTCAGGCACTTTTTGATCAATATTTTGCAGTGACTCCCGAAGGCATGCTTTCCCTGCTGGTGATCTCCCTGCTGTTCTTTTTGATCTCCATTTACACCGTGGGCTATCTCAAAGAAAGTCAAATCCCTTCCGAGGGCCTTTTTACCGGCTCCATGCTGGTATTCTTGTCCACCATGACCATGGTCACCCTGTCCGACCATATCATGATCATGTGGATCGCCATTGAGGCCACCACCCTGGCAAGCGCCCCGCTGATTTACACCCATCGCTCGGCCGCCTCCCTTGAGGCGACCTGGAAATATGTTCTCATCTGTTCGGTGGGTATTGCCTTGGCCCTTTTGGGGTCTATTTTGGTGGCCTTTTCCATGGGCCAGGAAAATGCCGGCACGCCGATCTCTTTTTCCGCCCTGGCCGGGGCGGCCAATACCCTGGATCCTTTGTGGCTCAAGGCCGGATTTGTCTTTATCCTGGTGGGATACGGAACCAAGATGGGACTTGCGCCCATGCACACCTGGCTGCCCGATGCCCACAGTGAAGCCCCAAGTCCTGCATCGGCCCTCTTGTCAGGGGTCCTGCTCAACTGCGCATATCTTGGAATTTTCAAAACCAATAAAATTATGGTAGCGGCAGGACTCGAAGATTTTTCCGGCAGGATACTCATGGTGTTCGGCCTGTTATCCATTGTGGCCGCAGCTACCTTTATCCTCAAACAGGACGAATACAAACGGATGCTGGCCTATTCCAGTATCGAGAATATGGGCATCATTGCATTCGGAACCGGTGTGGGCGGCCTGGGGGTATACGGTGCGGTGATCTGCATGCTCCACCACAGCCTGATCAAGTCCTCTTTATTTCTTTCCTCGGGCAACATTCTGTTGGGGTACGGGGACCGGTTGATCAAAAACACCGGAAATCTGATCAAGGGCATGCCCCGGACCTTTGTGGCCTTTTTTGCGGGATTTGTCGGGATTTCCGGTTTTCCGCCGTTCGGCATTTTTATTGGGGAACTTTGTATTATTGTCGCGGCTTTCAGGGCTGGGTTCTACGTTGCCATCACCGTTTTCATCCTGAGCCTGTGCGTTATTTTTGCAGGATTTGCCAACCAGATCATGAAAATCAGTTTTGAAGAATGCAACACAGTGATCAAAATTAAAGAAAAGGCCTGCATGGTCTGGCCCCAGTATCTATTACTCCTGACTTCACTGATCTTGTGTTTCTTTATCCCGGATTCATTGAATCAAACCATATCCGATGCAGTAGCAGCCATTGGCGGAGGACTTAGATGA